From Medicago truncatula cultivar Jemalong A17 chromosome 7, MtrunA17r5.0-ANR, whole genome shotgun sequence, a single genomic window includes:
- the LOC11405164 gene encoding pentatricopeptide repeat-containing protein At1g14470 — MSPLNNTSIVSKITNLHRLRQLHAQLVHHSLHHQNHWVVLLLTQCTRLLAPSSYTCHIFHAATHPDVRVFTFMLKYYSQIGVRAQVPVSLFKHMLRHCNIKPNTSFYSVMMKSAGSESMLFLAHVLKSGYDRDHYVRNGILGIYAKYGPIEFARKLFDEMPDRTVADWNVMISGYWKCGNEEEASTLFHVMGDQEISRNVITWTTMITGHAKKGNLKTARMYFDKMPERSVVSWNAMLSGYAQGGAPEETIRLFNDMLSPGNVQPDETTWVTVISSCSSLGDPCLSESIVRKLDDTVGFRPNYFVKTALLDMHAKCGNLEAAHKIFEQLGVYKYRSSVPWNAMISAYARVGDLPSARHLFDKMPQRDTVSWNSMIAGYTQNGESVKAIKLFEEMISSEDSKPDEVTMVSVFSACGHLGELGLGNWAVSILKENHIQISISVYNSLISMYSRCGSMQDAVLIFQEMATRDLVSYNTLISGFAEHGHGMESIELLLKMKEDGIEPDRITYIAILTACSHAGLLGEGQRLFESIKFPDVDHYACMIDMLGRAGRLEEAMKLIQSMPMEPHAGIYGSLLNATSIHKQVELGELAAAKLFKVEPHNSGNYVLLSNIYASAGRWKDGDKVRDTMRKQGVKKTTGLSWLEHNS, encoded by the coding sequence ATGTCACCATTGAACAATACAAGCATTGTAAGCAAAATAACCAATCTCCATCGTCTGAGGCAACTCCATGCACAGTTGGTACACCACTCCCTGCACCACCAAAACCACTGGGTGGTGCTCCTCCTTACCCAATGTACTCGCCTCCTTGCACCCTCAAGCTACACCTGCCACATTTTTCATGCTGCAACACATCCTGATGTACGTGTCTTCACCTTTATGCTCAAATATTATTCCCAAATTGGTGTTCGCGCACAAGTACCAGTTTCTCTCTTTAAGCATATGCTTCGACACTGTAACATAAAGCCCAATACATCTTTCTATTCGGTTATGATGAAATCTGCTGGAAGTGAAAGCATGTTGTTTCTTGCTCATGTATTGAAATCAGGATATGATCGTGATCATTATGTTCGGAATGGAATCTTGGGCATATATGCCAAGTACGGACCTATTGAGTTTGCTAGGAAACTATTTGATGAAATGCCTGATAGAACTGTTGCAGATTGGAATGTGATGATATCTGGATACTGGAAATGCGGGAATGAAGAGGAAGCAAGTACGCTTTTCCATGTGATGGGTGACCAGGAAATAAGTAGGAATGTTATTACTTGGACCACCATGATTACTGGACATGCAAAGAAGGGGAATTTGAAGACTGCAAGGATGTATTTTGACAAAATGCCAGAAAGAAGTGTGGTATCTTGGAATGCAATGCTATCAGGGTATGCTCAAGGGGGAGCACCAGAAGAAACTATAAGATTGTTCAATGACATGCTTAGCCCTGGAAATGTCCAACCAGACGAAACAACATGGGTAACTGTCATATCTTCTTGTTCATCTCTTGGTGACCCTTGTCTTTCAGAGTCGATTGTCAGAAAGCTAGACGACACAGTGGGTTTCCGCCCAAATTATTTTGTCAAGACAGCTCTGCTTGATATGCATGCGAAATGTGGGAACCTTGAGGCAGCACACAAGATTTTTGAGCAATTGGGTGTGTATAAGTATAGGAGTTCTGTTCCATGGAATGCCATGATTTCTGCATATGCAAGAGTAGGGGATTTACCTTCGGCAAGACACCTCTTTGATAAGATGCCACAGCGAGATACTGTCTCATGGAATTCAATGATTGCAGGTTATACTCAAAATGGTGAGTCAGTCAAGGCGATCAAGCTATTCGAGGAAATGATCTCTAGTGAAGATTCAAAACCAGATGAGGTGACTATGGTGAGTGTTTTTTCGGCTTGTGGACACCTTGGAGAACTAGGTTTGGGTAATTGGGCTGTGAGCATCCTCAAAGAAAATCACATCCAGATTAGCATTTCAGTATACAACTCTTTGATTAGCATGTACTCAAGATGTGGGAGCATGCAAGATGCTGTATTAATATTTCAAGAAATGGCAACAAGAGATTTAGTTTCCTATAACACATTGATTTCCGGGTTTGCAGAGCATGGGCATGGAATGGAAAGCATCGAGCTGCtgttaaaaatgaaagaagacGGTATTGAACCAGACCGCATAACTTATATTGCTATACTAACTGCATGCAGTCATGCCGGATTATTGGGTGAAGGTCAAAGACTTTTTGAATCAATCAAATTTCCCGATGTAGATCACTATGCTTGTATGATTGATATGCTGGGTCGAGCTGGTAGATTGGAAGAAGCTATGAAATTAATTCAAAGCATGCCGATGGAACCCCATGCAGGAATTTATGGATCTCTTTTAAATGCTACTAGCATTCATAAACAAGTGGAACTCGGGGAGCTTGCTGCAGCTAAACTGTTCAAGGTTGAGCCACATAATTCTGGAAATTATGTGTTGCTCTCTAACATATATGCTTCGGCTGGTAGATGGAAGGATGGAGACAAAGTTAGGGATACAATGAGAAAACAGGGAGTGAAGAAAACAACTGGCTTGAGCTGGTTGGAGCATAACTCATAA